Proteins from one Telopea speciosissima isolate NSW1024214 ecotype Mountain lineage chromosome 1, Tspe_v1, whole genome shotgun sequence genomic window:
- the LOC122648965 gene encoding zinc finger A20 and AN1 domain-containing stress-associated protein 1-like codes for MGSEESWDRVKNETGCQTPESHRPCANGCGFFGTPATLNMCSKCYRDFCIKEQQDASAKAAVGRSLSPTKSITTSQLQQQLQQLSIPSLSDDSSSLVPPSSSSASSSSECDSSAVDSTSTTTGGVGVETGVVKKRCMSCKKRVGVLGFKCRCGSIFCSEHRYPEVHACTFDFKAMGRDAMANVNPVVKADKLQRF; via the coding sequence atgggtTCTGAAGAGAGTTGGGATCGAGTGAAGAACGAGACCGGATGTCAAACTCCTGAAAGTCACCGTCCCTGCGCGAACGGGTGTGGCTTCTTTGGTACACCAGCGACTCTGAACATGTGTTCCAAGTGCTACAGGGATTTCTGTATCAAAGAGCAGCAAGACGCATCGGCCAAAGCTGCCGTTGGGAGATCTCTCAGCCCCACAAAATCGATAACAACATCGCAATTGCAGCAGCAACTGCAACAATTATCAATTCCTTCGTTATCTgacgattcttcttctttggttccaccatcatcatcgtcaGCGTCGTCATCATCTGAATGTGATTCTTCTGCTGTTGATTCCACTTCCACGACCACCGGTGGTGTTGGTGTTGAAACAGGCGTGGTGAAGAAGAGGTGCATGAGCTGTAAAAAGCGGGTCGGTGTGTTGGGGTTCAAGTGCAGGTGTGGTAGTATTTTCTGCTCGGAGCATCGGTACCCAGAGGTGCATGCGTGCACGTTCGATTTCAAGGCTATGGGTCGGGACGCCATGGCCAACGTTAATCCTGTCGTCAAGGCTGACAAGTTGCAGAGGTTCTGA